From one Lotus japonicus ecotype B-129 chromosome 3, LjGifu_v1.2 genomic stretch:
- the LOC130747649 gene encoding uracil-DNA glycosylase, mitochondrial isoform X2, producing MLPHTLSRHIHPPLQLQTPEMASSKTLLDMFQPASKRMKPTLTTATTTTTTACKSDNAANGSSLSIDQKSRIEHNKLLAKSKRNLKICLERVSKFKGGSGFVKLEELLVEESWLEALPGELQKPYAVNLSKFVETEICGGDVYPPPHLIFNALNSTPFHHVKAVILGQDPYHGPGQAMGLSFSVPEGVKVPSSLVNIFKELHKDVGCSVPSHGNLEKWAVQGVLLLNAVLTVKKHQANSHAKKGWEHFTDAVIKTISQKNEGVVFLLWGNSARAKSRLIDATKHHILEAAHPSGLSANRGFFGCRHFSRTNQLLEKMGTGPIDWQL from the exons ATGCTACCACACACTCTTTCCCGCCACATACACCCACCATTGCAATTGCAAACGCCAGAAATGGCTTCTTCCAAAACCCTACTCGACATGTTCCAACCCGCTTCCAAGCGCATGAAACCCAccctcaccaccgccaccaccaccaccaccaccgcatgCAAATCCGACAACGCCGCTAATGGCTCCTCACTTTCCATTGACCAAAAATCGCGCATCGAACACAACAAACTCCTCGCCAAATCCAAGCGGAACCTCAAAATCTGCCTCGAAAGAGTCTCCAAATTCAAAG GTGGTAGCggttttgtgaaattggaggAGTTGCTGGTGGAGGAATCGTGGTTGGAAGCTCTTCCCGGCGAACTCCAGAAACCCTACGCTGTCAATCTTTCCAAATTCGTTGAAACGGAGATTTGCGGTGGCGATGTGTACCCTCCGCCGCACTTGATCTTCAACGCCCTTAACTCCACCCCTTTTCATCATGTCAAGGCTGTGATTCTCGGCCAG GACCCTTATCATGGACCTGGTCAAGCAATGGGTCTTTCATTCTCAGTCCCTGAGGGAGTCAAAGTTCCTTCCAGTTTGGTGAATATATTCAAGGAGCTTCACAAAGACGTTGGCTGCTCCGTTCCGTCTCATGGTAATCTGGAAAAATGGGCTGTGCAG GGTGTTCTCTTACTCAATGCTGTTCTCACAG TCAAGAAGCATCAAGCAAATTCTCATGCGAAAAAAGGCTGGGAACATTTTACGGATGCTGTTATCAAGACAATCTCACAGAAGAATGAAGGggttgtgtttctgttgtggggaAACTCTGCTCGCGCGAAATCTAG GTTAATCGATGCAACAAAGCATCACATTCTAGAAGCTGCACATCCTTCTGGTTTGTCTGCAAATAGGGGCTTCTTTGGCTGCAG GCACTTCTCCCGCACTAACCAACTTCTGGAGAAAATGGGGACTGGTCCTATAGATTGGCAACTATAA
- the LOC130747649 gene encoding uracil-DNA glycosylase, mitochondrial isoform X1 has translation MLPHTLSRHIHPPLQLQTPEMASSKTLLDMFQPASKRMKPTLTTATTTTTTACKSDNAANGSSLSIDQKSRIEHNKLLAKSKRNLKICLERVSKFKASGGSGFVKLEELLVEESWLEALPGELQKPYAVNLSKFVETEICGGDVYPPPHLIFNALNSTPFHHVKAVILGQDPYHGPGQAMGLSFSVPEGVKVPSSLVNIFKELHKDVGCSVPSHGNLEKWAVQGVLLLNAVLTVKKHQANSHAKKGWEHFTDAVIKTISQKNEGVVFLLWGNSARAKSRLIDATKHHILEAAHPSGLSANRGFFGCRHFSRTNQLLEKMGTGPIDWQL, from the exons ATGCTACCACACACTCTTTCCCGCCACATACACCCACCATTGCAATTGCAAACGCCAGAAATGGCTTCTTCCAAAACCCTACTCGACATGTTCCAACCCGCTTCCAAGCGCATGAAACCCAccctcaccaccgccaccaccaccaccaccaccgcatgCAAATCCGACAACGCCGCTAATGGCTCCTCACTTTCCATTGACCAAAAATCGCGCATCGAACACAACAAACTCCTCGCCAAATCCAAGCGGAACCTCAAAATCTGCCTCGAAAGAGTCTCCAAATTCAAAG CCTCAGGTGGTAGCggttttgtgaaattggaggAGTTGCTGGTGGAGGAATCGTGGTTGGAAGCTCTTCCCGGCGAACTCCAGAAACCCTACGCTGTCAATCTTTCCAAATTCGTTGAAACGGAGATTTGCGGTGGCGATGTGTACCCTCCGCCGCACTTGATCTTCAACGCCCTTAACTCCACCCCTTTTCATCATGTCAAGGCTGTGATTCTCGGCCAG GACCCTTATCATGGACCTGGTCAAGCAATGGGTCTTTCATTCTCAGTCCCTGAGGGAGTCAAAGTTCCTTCCAGTTTGGTGAATATATTCAAGGAGCTTCACAAAGACGTTGGCTGCTCCGTTCCGTCTCATGGTAATCTGGAAAAATGGGCTGTGCAG GGTGTTCTCTTACTCAATGCTGTTCTCACAG TCAAGAAGCATCAAGCAAATTCTCATGCGAAAAAAGGCTGGGAACATTTTACGGATGCTGTTATCAAGACAATCTCACAGAAGAATGAAGGggttgtgtttctgttgtggggaAACTCTGCTCGCGCGAAATCTAG GTTAATCGATGCAACAAAGCATCACATTCTAGAAGCTGCACATCCTTCTGGTTTGTCTGCAAATAGGGGCTTCTTTGGCTGCAG GCACTTCTCCCGCACTAACCAACTTCTGGAGAAAATGGGGACTGGTCCTATAGATTGGCAACTATAA